In Leishmania mexicana MHOM/GT/2001/U1103 complete genome, chromosome 17, the following proteins share a genomic window:
- a CDS encoding putative ATP-dependent RNA helicase → MSFVNHLGRSSLATRYVPHSDLTKSYYERLLLDVRRYLPPGVEDDVEEIAEQVLNIVCSTASGASSSAATLSEQHQSLERLLDTRLSREVRDHLMQYGKLITDYVASDKAAEANGTYGLPATSSGALGVQDLNFAGPSSSDSDSDDSGDAVRSDAEERRNVELLTGGAPSSAAERKERRKKRKALMKADQNLMQYAFAEEGGIADTVEEAEGWRASAPVGAGGAAAGELSGDEYDEDGALATGAADTPRIPFEEVACNAQFLKDAVRRLFPAHDADTCHSLAQRVLNFLSEREEDDFTLETQLTTCLGGYEDEAVMDWIGDVVQSRWSVVYGLRYAQCTAQKERHAVMDAMQRHALDDPRVEHLYQSITGKEVDPLNTEQLQQRRESAAAGGNDDVESKLASTAPRQPLLRRVNLQACAFQDERAPHLHVRATVPQGTQRLTYETHDEILLPPTSSYNTSNPLIRVATSFPGWVVPVFAGVEELNAMQSKVYDCAFHSDENMLVSAPTGAGKTNVAVMAMLRTIAAARNPVTGVIDGHSLKMVYVAPMKALVQEVVRTFSKRLESLGLTVAELSGDAAMTQQQMATTQLIVTTPEKWDIVTRKSVELGVASLLKLLIIDEVHLLHNERGPVVEAIVARTMLQQQLRGEGGIRLVGLSATLPNHMDVAAFLQVNRQRGLFVFDSSYRPIPLEQTYCAIRKMKGVAQSAVMNLVTYDKVLQTVQAEEQVMIFVHSRRETEHTARYLQKRAAEERRGYYFVRPDGDSHKALVEASSGAGGAVLRRSLQQLLPDGFGIHHAGLSRDERNTVEQLFADRHIKVLVCTSTLAWGVNLPANRVIIKGTRVFNGSKGQSELLSALDVLQMFGRAGRAGYGAALGRATIITSPDDLHYYLSVLNQQLPIESQMMRRVVDMLNAEITLGHVETVEEGVQWLQRSYLYVRMRQMPEVYGIRASASDPLLLHHLANIVHTACEELKESKMADYDARSRKVAGTAYGRIASYCYITVTSMAAYLGLMSNAMQDVELFRVFASSSEFANIGVRAEEQAQLKELLESAPVAVRESRYTPMAKINILLQCYISQKGLEGLPLMSEMVYVKDSAQRILRALYEICLVREYGRTARQFLELYLMTVHRQWAVQSPLRQVRDYLPAKHFDAILPALERVRVPWEEVRGWSVEDLAEKLSDDRRAQSAYEAIHVVPHYAVDAAVRPLTRGMLYVDIDILPDFDYVESLHGCSVCEVLLMIEHTNGRLLHHESVLIPLANVLEKAAYACPPVVVPMVEPAPTHLFVRVVSPHWLAATAFTSVCLLNTLLPPVAAPLREVDQRPPSQDANITSVAERLAPFQLHTVGEMLFPFQDFTALQSDLIDPIFLDHPHNLLVGVPPGGGKTAIAELFVLQFLLEEALKEKERTAETQQQQQRDEEEGSATRSTLLLPGKLLYLTSNLDVVHRRALDWRYKFGEVLKQRVVELGGGAGDDTDADGAGVVSNADEVASAAIVLATGENLIRLVRRGDSALAGVTHIVVDHLHLLRAPEGQAMEECMARLNSEPFLVRRGAGRARVLGLTYPLISTAELGRWLKVSVSHQYNYGASYRQLRVRMVGMELPGPRSRYESGVIAALKLLRQPSYAAAPTVIFVPTARQAREVAQRILLRCRDNYIPETTEHATDDARLAVFLAAGVAYMHKGTSELDALAIQELVDAPAVYPTTQALLPLRLVCAFDAAWRLPAALFTNAIVCCGERLTAFESEDGERGMRYQDCSAVELMQMASRAMNEAVMCTRTSRVWVLGKLLNEPLPLESSLRYADDFRDTVNTAIAQGRAHNRVDVLRVLSSHYFLYHVKANLHFYGVPTVGDVSLYASSFASHVVTSLKELRCIEELRVRRRHADGDGDADEDGGNNNVELGKAEEDEDPHAPLRPTARGMALAHHCIGVSTAEDLVRVLPGSLEGEKKAALYDCTTYLWQILSHHCTELTPAHLGDAARVTEAAVYRALHSIARALPESIGVRYIDLDFGATGTKIYVLVLAYCSRLFPATHFHAAGSASSMEEDTAAAAAFDKHFGHSLYHAAVPAAARDALCNAVPDDIAQRLVQDVRSILPTVHRVVTAVVELLDGDTQAWAVARLIRFVACLQQQEWDSEPPVAQLPCWRASRWASVDARQVIQRTCTLQELQTNPAEAVSKLEPALRGVLTTDDAAVVVPRVLASAVRDAAGVPQVVSISAKGRVEEMNGVLVMVVSVTAQLHWSAPTTLKLPKGSEGVDRTSQADRTEDAAPALKWWVRCVMSHRSSATSRAGASAGTRQLALRVSVAKSVTGAGATPLYEVSSDVFFSLARLEAEDLDAVEMRAILTSMAYSGVEATAAVRFEADEEEVEDGEGI, encoded by the coding sequence ATGTCGTTTGTGAACCACCTAGGGCGGTCTTCGTTGGCGACACGTTACGTGCCGCACTCTGACTTGACGAAGTCGTACTATGAGCGTCTCCTGCTGGACGTGCGCCGCTACCTCCCACCAGGTGTGGAGGATGACGTGGAGGAGATCGCCGAGCAGGTGCTGAACATTGTGTGCTCGACTGCGTCAGGcgcatcctcctcggcggcgacCCTGAGCGAGCAGCATCAAAGTCTTGAGCGGCTGCTGGACACTCGCCTAAGCCGCGAGGTTCGCGACCACCTCATGCAGTATGGGAAACTGATCACCGACTACGTGGCGAGCGACAAGGCAGCGGAGGCAAACGGTACGTATGGTTTGCCAGCTACATCCTCCGGTGCGCTGGGTGTGCAGGACTTGAACTTCGCGGGCCCCAGTAGCAGCGACAgtgacagcgacgacagcggcgatgccgtgCGTAGCGACGCAGAAGAGCGACGCAATGTCGAGCTGCTGACGGGCGGCGCaccctcctcggcggcggagagAAAAGAGCGGCGCAAGAAGCGCAAGGCACTTATGAAGGCTGATCAGAACCTAATGCAATACGCCTTCGCCGAAGAAGGTGGGATAGCTGACACGGTCGAGGAAGCAGAAGGGTGGCGGGCTTCCGCGCCAGTTGGTGCCGGCGGGGCTGCCGCGGGGGAGCTGAGCGGTGATGAGTatgacgaggatggcgcgctggcgacggGGGCCGCGGACACGCCACGGATCCCATTTGAGGAGGTTGCGTGCAACGCGCAGTTTCTCAAAGACGCTGTGCGACGTCTTTTCCCGGCTCACGACGCTGATACCTGCCACAGCCTAGCACAGCGGGTGCTGAACTTCctgagcgagagggaggaggacgactTCACACTGGAGACGCAGCTCACCACGTGCCTGGGCGGCTATGAGGATGAGGCGGTTATGGACTGGATTGGTGACGTAGTGCAGTCGCGCTGGAGCGTCGTGTACGGCCTGCGCTACGCCCAATGCACGGCACAAAAGGAGCGCCATGCAGTCATGGATGCAATGCAGCGACACGCCCTCGATGACCCGCGGGTCGAGCACCTGTACCAGAGTATCACCGGCAAGGAGGTGGACCCATTGAACACAGAacaactgcagcagcgccgcgagtctgctgccgcgggtgGCAACGATGATGTTGAATCTAAGTTGGCGTCGACAGCACCTCGGCAGCCTCTGCTGCGACGCGTGAACCTTCAGGCCTGCGCCTTTCAGGATGAGCGAGCACCGCacctgcacgtgcgcgccacgGTACCGCAAGGCACGCAGCGGCTGACCTACGAGACTCACGACGAGATCCTCCTTCCGCCGACCTCGTCGTATAACACGTCGAACCCGCTCATTCGAGTTGCCACGTCTTTCCCAGGCTGGGTGGTGCCGGTATTCGCGGGTGTGGAGGAGCTCAACGCTATGCAGTCCAAAGTGTACGACTGCGCCTTCCACTCGGACGAGAACATGCTGGTGAGCGCGCCGACCGGGGCCGGTAAAACGAatgtggcggtgatggcgatgcTGCGCACCATCGCGGCGGCTCGCAACCCCGTGACGGGCGTGATTGATGGCCACAGTCTGAAGATGGTGTACGTTGCGCCCATGAAAGCGCTCgtgcaggaggtggtgcgcacCTTCTCGAAGCGACTGGAGTCGCTTGGCCTCACTGTGGCTGAGCTGTCCGGTGACGCGGCCatgacgcagcagcagatggcCACGACGCAACTGATTGTGACGACGCCGGAGAAGTGGGACATCGTCACGCGAAAGTCCGTTGAGCTCGGagtggcgtcgctgctgaagctgctcaTCATCGATGaggtgcacctcctccacaacgAACGCGGCccggtggtggaggcgatTGTGGCGCGCAcgatgctgcagcagcagcttcgcggTGAGGGCGGTATTCGACTGGTCGGGCTCAGCGCCACCCTTCCGAACCACATGGACGTCGCGGCGTTCCTGCAGGTGAACCGTCAGCGCGGCCTCTTCGTGTTCGACAGCAGCTACCGCCCCATCCCGCTGGAGCAGACCTACTGCGCCATTAGGAAGATGAAGGGTGTGGCGCAAAGTGCCGTCATGAACCTCGTGACTTACGACAAGGTGCTGCAGACGGTGCAGGCCGAGGAGCAGGTAATGATCTTTGTGCACTCGAGGCGGGAGACCGAGCACACGGCGCGCTATCTGCAGAAGCgcgctgccgaggagcgccgcGGGTACTACTTTGTGCGCCCTGACGGCGACAGCCACaaggcgctggtggaggcCAGTAGCGGGGCTGGTGGtgccgtgctgcgccgcagcctgCAGCAGCTTTTGCCGGACGGCTTCGGCATCCACCACGCCGGCCTCAGCCGAGACGAGCGCAAcacggtggagcagctcTTTGCAGACCGCCACATCAAAGTTCTCGTGTGCACGTCGACGCTTGCCTGGGGCGTGAACTTGCCCGCGAACCGCGTTATCATAAAGGGCACTCGCGTCTTCAACGGCTCCAAGGGACAGTCGGAGCTGCTGAGCGCGCTGGACGTGCTGCAGATGTTCGGGCGAGCCGGCCGTGCGGGCTATGGCGCGGCTCTGGGCAGGGCCACCATCATCACTTCCCCGGATGACCTTCATTACTACCTCAGCGTGCTGAACCAGCAACTGCCCATTGAGTCGCAGATGATGCGGCGGGTGGTCGACATGCTCAACGCCGAGATCACCCTGGGCCATGTGGAGACGGTCGAGGAGGGCGTGCAGTGGCTCCAGCGGTCCTACCTGTACGTACGGATGCGGCAGATGCCGGAGGTGTACGGCAtccgcgccagcgccagtgatccgctgctgctgcaccacctcgccAACATCGTTCACACAGCGTGTGAGGAGCTGAAGGAGTCAAAGATGGCGGACTACGACGCCCGCTCCAGGAAGGTGGCCGGCACCGCGTATggccgcatcgcctcctACTGCTACATCACAGTGACATCCATGGCCGCCTACCTGGGACTGATGAGCAACGCCATGCAGGACGTGGAGCTGTTCCGAGTCTTCGCCTCCTCTAGCGAATTCGCGAACATCGGCGTACgggcggaggagcaggcgcagctcaAGGAGCTCCTGGAGAGCGCTccggtggcggtgagggAGTCGCGCTACACGCCGATGGCGAAGATCAACATCCTACTCCAGTGCTACATTAGTCAGAAGGGTCTGGAAGGTTTGCCGTTGATGAGCGAGATGGTGTACGTGAAAGACTCCGCGCAGCGTATTCTGCGAGCGCTGTACGAAATTTGCCTCGTTCGCGAGTACGGTCGCACGGCGCGGCAGTTTCTCGAGCTGTACTTGATGACGGTACACCGACAGTGGGCGGTgcagtcgccgctgcggcaggtgcgCGATTACTTACCGGCAAAGCACTTCGATGCAATCCTGCCGGCGCTGgaacgcgtgcgcgtgccgtgggaggaggtgcggggGTGGAGCGTCGAGGACCTGGCCGAGAAGCTCAGCGACGACCGGCGTGCGCAGTCTGCGTACGAAGCGATCCATGTTGTGCCGCACTacgccgtcgacgccgccgttcGGCCGCTGACGCGCGGGATGCTCTACGTGGACATCGACATCTTGCCGGACTTCGACTACGTCGAGTCCCTGCACGGCTGCTCAGTGTGCGAGGTGCTGCTCATGATCGAGCACACGAAcggccgcctgctgcaccacgaGTCCGTCCTGATCCCCTTGGCAAATGTGCTGGAGAAAGCCGCCTACGCCTGcccgccggtggtggtgccgatGGTGGAGCCGGCGCCGACACACCTGTTTGTGCGCGTGGTCTCCCCGCACTGGCTGGCCGCAACAGCCTTCACCTCAGTGTGCCTGCTGaacacgctgctgccgccagtggcggcgccgctgcgcgaggtagatcagcggccgccgtcgcaggaTGCGAACATCACGTCTGTGGCGGAGCGCCTCGCTCCGTTCCAGCTCCACACCGTCGGCGAGATGCTGTTCCCCTTCCAGGACTTcacggcgctgcagtcgGACCTAATCGACCCCATCTTTCTGGATCACCCACACAACCTCCTCGTCGGTGTTCCGCCGGGTGGTGGCAAGACGGCCATCGCGGAGCTCTTCGTACTGCAGTTTttgctggaggaggcgctgaaggagaaggagcggacagcggagacgcagcagcagcagcagcgggacgAAGAAGAGGGGTCGGCCACACgatcgacgctgctgcttcccGGCAAGCTTCTCTATCTCACCAGCAACCTTGACGtcgtgcaccgccgcgcgctgGACTGGCGCTACAAGTTTGGCGAGGTGTTGAAGCAGCGTGTCGTAGagcttggcggcggcgcgggcgaCGACAcggacgccgacggcgctggGGTGGTGAGCAACGCCGACGAGGTGGCATCGGCCGCCATCGTGCTCGCCACCGGCGAGAACCTTATTCGCCTTGTGCGTCGTGGGGACTCAGCGTTGGCCGGCGTGACGCACATCGTCGTTGACCACCTGCACCTTTTGAGGGCCCCCGAGGGgcaggcgatggaggagTGCATGGCTCGCCTTAACAGTGAGCCGTTCCTTGTGCGGCGCGGTGcagggcgcgcgcgcgtgctggGACTGACATACCCACTGATCAGCACGGCGGAGCTTGGCCGCTGGTTGAAGGTGTCAGTGAGCCACCAGTACAATTACGGCGCCTCCTACCGgcagctgcgtgtgcgcatggtTGGCATGGAGTTGCCTGGCCCCCGAAGCCGCTACGAAAGCGGCGTCATCGCAGCACTGAAGTTGCTGCGCCAGCCCTCGTACGCCGCAGCTCCCACGGTGATCTTCGTTCCAACAGCACGCCAGGCGCgagaggtggcgcagcgcatactgctgcggtgccgcgacAACTACATTCCTGAAACCACCGAGCACGCCACTGACGACGCGCGACTCGCCGTCTTCCTGGCGGCTGGTGTCGCCTACATGCACAAGGGGACAAGCGAACTCGATGCTCTCGCGATACAGGAGCTCGTTGACGCACCCGCCGTCTACCCCACTACGCAGGCGTTATTACCTTTGCGCCTCGTCTGCGCCTTCGACGCGGCCTGGCGATTGCCGGCGGCTCTCTTCACGAACGCCATCGTGTGCTGCGGGGAGCGTCTGACCGCCTTCGAgagcgaggacggcgagcgTGGCATGCGCTATCAGGACTGCAGCGCGGTAGAGCTGATGCAGATGGCGTCACGCGCCATGAACGAGGCGGTGATGTGCACTCGCACGtcgcgggtgtgggtgttgGGTAAGCTGCTCAACGAGCCGCTACCGCTGGAGTCGAGCCTGCGGTACGCGGACGACTTCCGCGACACGGTGAACACGGCAATCGCACAGGGGCGGGCGCACAACCGCGTGGAcgtgctgcgtgtgctgtCCTCGCACTACTTCCTCTACCACGTCAAGGCGAACCTGCACTTCTACGGTGTGCCCACAGTGGGTGATGTGTCTCTCTACGCCTCCAGCTTCGCTTCACACGTGGTGACCtcgctgaaggagctgaggtgcatcgaggagctgcgagtgcggcggcgccacgcggatggcgacggcgatgcggaTGAGGATGGCGGTAACAACAACGTAGAGCTCGGgaaggccgaggaggacgaggaccCGCACGCCCCTTTGCGACCCACGGCGCGCGGCATGGCCCTCGCCCACCACTGCATTGGGGTCAGCACCGCAGAGGACCTCGTCCGTGTCCTGCCGGGCTCCCtcgagggagagaagaaggcCGCCCTCTATGACTGCACGACGTACCTTTGGCAGATCCTGTCACACCACTGCACCGAACTCACGCCGGCgcacctcggcgacgccgcgcgggtgacggaggcggcggtgtaCCGGGCGCTGCACTCCATTGCGCGTGCTTTGCCAGAGTCCATCGGTGTGCGCTATATCGACCTGGACTTCGGCGCCACAGGGACAAAGATCTATGTGCTCGTGCTGGCGTACTGCAGTCGACTCTTCCCTGCCACCCATTTCCACGCTGCCGGCTCCGCTTCGtcgatggaggaggacacggcagcggcggccgccttcgACAAGCACTTTGGCCACAGCCTCTACCATGCCGCCGTTccggccgcggcgcgcgaCGCGCTCTGCAACGCCGTGCCGGACGACATCGCTCAGCGCCTCGTGCAAGACGTGCGCTCCATTCTCCCAACAGTGCACCGCGTCGTAACTGCGGttgtggagctgctggacggcgacACGCAGGCATGGGCGGTTGCTCGCCTGATTCGATTCGTTGCGTGCCTGCAACAGCAGGAGTGGGACAGCgagccgccggtggcgcagctgccctGCTGGCGCGCGTCGAGATGGGCGTCCGTTGATGCCCGACAGGTCATTCAACGCACTtgcacgctgcaggagctgcagacgAACCCGGCGGAGGCTGTGTCAAAGCTGGAGCCCGCTCTGCGAGGTGTCTTGACCACTGATGATGCTGCGGTCGTGGTGCCGCGCGTGCTTGCCTCTGCAGTGCGGGACGCTGCGGGAGTGCCGCAGGTGGTGTCGATCAGTGCCAAGGGGCGCGTTGAGGAGATGAATGGCGTGTTGGTCATGGTAGTAAGTGTcacggcgcagctccactggagcgcgccgacgacgctgaAGTTGCCCAAGGGCAGCGAAGGCGTCGATCGCACATCACAGGCCGACCGCACCGAAGATGCTGCACCGGCGTTGAAGTGGTGGGTGCGGTGCGTCATGTCGCATCGGTCGTCTGCCACTTCACGAGCTGGGGCGTCAGCGGGCACTCGGCAGCTGGCCCTGCGAGTTAGCGTGGCGAAGAGTGTCACGGGCGCAGGGGCGACGCCGCTCTATGAGGTCTCATCCGACGTCTTTTTCTCCTTGGCgcggctggaggcggaggactTGGACGCTGTGGAGATGCGCGCGATCTTGACGAGCATGGCTTACAGCGGCGTTGAGGCCACGGCTGCAGTGCGGTTCGAGgcggacgaggaagaggtcGAGGACGGCGAAGGCATATGA